A stretch of the Bubalus kerabau isolate K-KA32 ecotype Philippines breed swamp buffalo chromosome 11, PCC_UOA_SB_1v2, whole genome shotgun sequence genome encodes the following:
- the TSPYL6 gene encoding testis-specific Y-encoded-like protein 6 has translation MRRSVYRLRGEYREAEGTGPQQCQKLLEETQVLVEVSEGSVETVALPPLQLPEEGGAAQAPADSSPTPQLPIAGAHSRGVARVGLEEVGPPREGREATSASGAANGRLENGFQCETGGEKALETCDTRRSESELTAGRKAAEAKTERGPIFSEAANQEEKVEVEKQVGEEREAVEEHRGVKEAKDDAGPPTRSEGPHLKALDSNQLEVDAGDAQADPAFLRVERRYRRVREHYLQWRKHVIRHIPGFWVTAFRNHPQLSALIRGRDAEIFSYLASLEVKELRHPRMGYKFKFLFRRNPYFRNKWLVKGYEVTPSSQVVSLSTPIIWHPGHEAQVFLYRNQDLMCGFFAWFSDNSLPESDRIAEIIKEDLWPKALQYYLLDKAPHRARLLQIREPVETPRPPGLQSG, from the coding sequence AACCGGACCGCAGCAGTGCCAGAAGCTTCTAGAGGAAACCCAGGTGCTGGTGGAGGTGAGTGAGGGCAGCGTGGAGACTGTTGCGCTCCCACCGCTCCAGCTTCCGGAGGAGGGGGGCGCAGCCCAGGCCCCCGCGGACTCCAGCCCTACTCCCCAGCTCCCAATTGCTGGGGCTCACAGTCGTGGAGTGGCCCGAGTGGGACTAGAGGAGGTCGGGCCACCCAGGGAGGGCAGGGAAGCAACCTCTGCCTCTGGGGCAGCCAACGGCAGACTGGAAAATGGTTTTCAGTGTGAAACTGGTGGGGAGAAGGCCCTAGAAACCTGTGACACCAGGAGATCAGAGTCTGAGCTGACAGCTGGACGGAAGGCTGCGGAAGCAAAGACCGAAAGGGGCCCCATCTTCTCAGAAGCAGCGAACCAGGAGGAGAAGGTTGAAGTGGAGAAGCAGGTGGGTGAGGAAAGGGAAGCAGTGGAGGAACACAGAGGGGTAAAGGAAGCAAAGGACGACGCAGGGCCCCCAACCCGGAGTGAGGGTCCCCACCTGAAGGCCCTGGACTCCAACCAGCTGGAAGTGGACGCTGGGGACGCTCAGGCTGACCCGGCCTTCCTCCGGGTGGAGCGCAGGTACAGGCGCGTGCGTGAACACTACCTCCAGTGGAGGAAGCACGTCATTCGGCACATCCCCGGCTTCTGGGTCACTGCCTTTCGGAACCACCCGCAGCTATCTGCCCTGATTAGAGGTAGAGATGCAGAGATATTCAGCTACTTAGCCAGTTTGGAGGTGAAGGAGCTCAGACATCCTAGGATGGGCTATAAATTCAAGTTCCTTTTTCGAAGAAACCCATACTTCAGAAACAAGTGGCTTGTGAAGGGATATGAGGTCACACCCTCCAGCCAAGTGGTCTCCCTTTCCACTCCAATCATATGGCACCCGGGTCATGAAGCCCAGGTCTTCCTTTATAGGAACCAAGACCTCATGTGTGGCTTTTTTGCCTGGTTTTCAGACAACAGCCTTCCAGAGTCTGACAGGATTGCTGAGATTATCAAAGAGGACCTCTGGCCAAAGGCACTGCAATACTACCTATTGGATAAAGCGCCCCATAGAGCTAGACTTCTCCAGATAAGGGAACCAGTGGAGACCCCCAGGCCCCCTGGGTTGCAATCTGGCTAA